From a single Spongiibacter taiwanensis genomic region:
- the gspF gene encoding type II secretion system inner membrane protein GspF, whose amino-acid sequence MPAYEYRALDAAGANCKGMIEADSGRQARQMLREKKLFPIEVKQTREKAAGGARRFGGARIGVADLALFVRHLATLIQSGIPVEESLAATAKHCRKNSLKRIILDLRSRVLEGHSLADGLEDHPGVFNPVFRALVSSGEKSGDLALVLNQLAEYTEDSQKLRGVIVQAALYPVVLCLVAICVIAALMIYVVPKVTAQFDHYGEALPLLTRVLISISDGLAAYWVYIVIAVLGLVVGVKWWLRDPGRRLQADRAALRLPLWGALQLELDAARMLRTLAILLSSGVPFLETLKVSCNTLSNSHLKQSMERVREQVREGNSFSRCLQEEDLLPPMAIYMIANGEASGELEDMTQRAAANLERELQARVQMFVSLFEPLLIVVLGLVVLSIVLAILLPMLQLNNLTQF is encoded by the coding sequence ATGCCAGCGTATGAGTATCGTGCGCTGGATGCCGCGGGCGCGAATTGCAAGGGAATGATCGAGGCGGATTCCGGTCGTCAGGCGCGGCAGATGCTGCGCGAAAAGAAGCTGTTTCCAATTGAAGTGAAGCAGACCCGGGAAAAGGCCGCCGGTGGTGCACGTCGCTTCGGCGGTGCACGTATTGGTGTGGCAGACCTGGCCTTGTTCGTTCGCCATTTGGCTACCCTGATCCAGTCTGGTATTCCAGTCGAAGAGTCCCTGGCCGCAACGGCCAAACACTGTCGTAAAAATTCCCTTAAACGCATCATTCTGGATCTGCGCTCCCGGGTGCTTGAGGGACACTCCCTGGCCGATGGGCTAGAGGATCATCCTGGCGTGTTCAATCCCGTGTTTCGGGCACTGGTCAGCTCGGGGGAGAAGTCCGGCGATCTGGCGCTGGTGCTCAACCAGTTGGCCGAATACACCGAGGACAGCCAAAAGTTGCGCGGTGTTATCGTTCAGGCTGCCCTTTATCCGGTAGTGCTGTGCCTGGTGGCGATCTGTGTCATCGCGGCCCTGATGATCTACGTGGTGCCCAAGGTGACCGCCCAGTTTGACCATTACGGCGAAGCGCTGCCTCTGCTGACCCGGGTGTTGATTAGCATCAGCGACGGCTTGGCCGCCTACTGGGTCTATATCGTGATCGCGGTGCTTGGGTTGGTGGTGGGTGTTAAATGGTGGCTCAGAGATCCGGGTCGCCGCCTGCAAGCCGACCGCGCCGCCCTGCGGCTGCCTCTGTGGGGCGCGCTGCAATTGGAACTGGATGCCGCCCGCATGCTTCGCACCCTCGCCATATTGCTTTCATCTGGCGTGCCGTTTCTGGAAACCTTGAAGGTCTCTTGCAATACCCTGAGTAACAGTCACCTGAAACAAAGTATGGAGCGGGTGAGGGAGCAGGTGAGGGAGGGCAATAGTTTTAGCCGCTGCTTGCAGGAAGAGGATCTGTTACCGCCAATGGCGATTTATATGATCGCCAATGGCGAGGCCAGCGGTGAGCTGGAAGACATGACCCAACGCGCGGCGGCGAACCTGGAGCGCGAGTTACAGGCGCGGGTTCAGATGTTCGTAAGCCTGTTTGAGCCGCTGTTGATCGTGGTGCTCGGCCTGGTTGTACTATCGATTGTTTTGGCTATTCTGCTGCCAATGTTGCAACTGAATAATTTGACCCAGTTTTAG
- the gspK gene encoding type II secretion system minor pseudopilin GspK: protein MRHTGRKQGGAALIMVILMVALMTVLAVGLVDSVRYNSQRLLNQRLMDQAYWYALGGEQIAKFALKDAVEDATINLSQVWARRDTLFPIDGGSIAGYIEDQQACFNVNNLYQVNTEAEPGAVITEPASLTVLRGLLLNLDLSPERADFIADRVNDWIDEDFGPEGVYGAEDLYYSDQDFPYMPPNQVMVSPSEMNLLAEFEEGEWQALSPFLCALPEVNTPININTLLPEHAALLAAAIGNTVSVEQVRAVLNARPEDGWPDVATFISELALPLEQQPSTELLQGLAVQSKYFRGLADIFYQQRQLKMYSRFVIKGGKAVAYAREYGEVF, encoded by the coding sequence ATGAGACACACGGGGCGAAAGCAGGGCGGCGCCGCACTCATCATGGTCATCCTGATGGTGGCGTTGATGACGGTATTGGCAGTGGGTCTGGTGGACTCGGTTCGTTATAACAGTCAGCGATTGCTGAATCAGCGGCTGATGGACCAGGCTTACTGGTATGCCCTGGGTGGCGAGCAGATCGCTAAATTTGCCTTAAAAGATGCTGTCGAGGACGCGACGATCAATTTGTCTCAGGTGTGGGCGCGGCGAGATACCTTGTTCCCAATCGATGGCGGGTCAATTGCTGGATATATTGAGGATCAGCAGGCCTGCTTCAACGTCAACAACTTGTACCAGGTTAATACCGAAGCGGAGCCGGGTGCGGTGATCACCGAGCCAGCCTCGCTGACGGTGTTGCGAGGCCTGCTGCTGAACCTGGATCTGTCGCCCGAGCGGGCCGACTTTATCGCTGACCGGGTCAACGACTGGATCGACGAGGATTTTGGCCCCGAAGGGGTGTACGGCGCCGAAGATCTATACTATTCGGATCAGGATTTTCCCTACATGCCTCCGAACCAGGTAATGGTCAGCCCGAGTGAAATGAATTTACTGGCGGAGTTTGAAGAGGGCGAGTGGCAGGCGCTGAGCCCGTTTTTGTGTGCGCTGCCAGAGGTCAACACACCGATCAATATCAACACATTGCTGCCCGAGCACGCTGCGCTGTTGGCGGCAGCCATTGGTAACACTGTATCAGTTGAGCAGGTGAGAGCCGTGCTTAACGCGCGCCCGGAAGACGGCTGGCCCGATGTGGCTACCTTCATCAGCGAGTTAGCCTTGCCTCTTGAGCAGCAACCCAGCACGGAATTGCTGCAAGGTCTGGCGGTGCAGTCGAAGTACTTCCGAGGTCTAGCCGATATTTTTTATCAGCAGCGGCAGCTGAAAATGTACTCCCGGTTTGTGATCAAGGGCGGTAAGGCGGTAGCGTATGCACGAGAATATGGAGAGGTCTTTTGA
- the gspJ gene encoding type II secretion system minor pseudopilin GspJ, translating to MSRRNSQFFPWRHRAGFTLVELLIAIGIMALLGTAASVMLNAAVNNEDAIGARQQALEEVALGLLTLRRDLEQLAPRIPRDVQGDPLAARIVGAQIGEDSEIEFVHDGRRILPGQTLLSSLERVRYEREDDALVRYSVAVADPTANTDWQRRVLIRDVKRFVVNFYSGDRWSPFWPPSSQVSAPQPAGIQITMDTEIWPDLRLNVLLPESGQ from the coding sequence ATGTCCCGGCGGAATTCACAATTCTTCCCTTGGCGCCATCGGGCCGGCTTTACGCTGGTCGAGCTGCTGATTGCCATTGGCATTATGGCACTGCTGGGCACGGCCGCCAGCGTGATGCTAAATGCGGCGGTGAATAATGAGGATGCTATCGGTGCGCGCCAACAGGCCCTGGAGGAGGTTGCCCTGGGATTGCTTACCCTGCGCCGCGACCTGGAGCAGTTGGCACCGCGAATTCCGCGAGACGTCCAGGGTGACCCCTTAGCCGCTCGCATCGTGGGAGCGCAAATTGGCGAGGACAGCGAAATAGAGTTTGTCCACGACGGCCGCCGCATTCTGCCGGGGCAAACCCTGCTCAGTAGCCTGGAAAGAGTGCGTTACGAGCGCGAGGACGATGCCCTGGTTCGCTACAGTGTGGCGGTGGCTGATCCGACCGCGAACACCGACTGGCAGCGGCGGGTCCTGATCCGCGACGTTAAACGCTTTGTGGTGAATTTCTACAGCGGCGACCGGTGGTCGCCCTTCTGGCCGCCGAGCTCGCAGGTGTCGGCGCCGCAACCCGCGGGTATTCAAATCACGATGGATACCGAGATCTGGCCCGATCTGCGCCTGAATGTATTGCTGCCAGAGAGTGGCCAATGA
- a CDS encoding DUF6691 family protein: MHLLIVLLAGALFGGGIAISGMGNPAKVQNFLDLAGQWDPSLAFVMGGGLLITTPGFWLLFKGSKPRFADAFALPTLKEVDGKLLAGAVLFGIGWGVSGLCPAPALVALLTGQAPFFIFAAALVAGMLLHYLTLERRST; this comes from the coding sequence ATGCATTTGTTGATCGTGCTGTTGGCTGGCGCCTTGTTTGGTGGTGGCATCGCAATTTCTGGAATGGGTAACCCGGCCAAGGTGCAGAATTTTCTCGATTTGGCAGGGCAATGGGATCCGAGCCTGGCCTTTGTCATGGGTGGGGGGTTGCTGATCACCACCCCGGGATTTTGGCTGCTATTCAAGGGGAGCAAGCCGCGGTTTGCCGATGCCTTTGCGTTGCCCACCCTGAAGGAAGTTGACGGCAAACTGTTGGCGGGTGCAGTCTTGTTCGGGATTGGCTGGGGTGTCAGCGGCTTGTGCCCGGCGCCGGCCCTGGTTGCCTTGTTAACCGGGCAGGCCCCCTTCTTTATCTTCGCCGCTGCCCTGGTGGCTGGCATGTTGCTGCACTACCTTACCCTTGAGCGCCGCAGCACCTGA
- the gspI gene encoding type II secretion system minor pseudopilin GspI, whose protein sequence is MMASARSKGFTLLEVLVALMIFATAAVALTKSLGQSADATSALEERQFADLMAHNLLVDFLREGQGTRNSGSQSLAGYEFFWRREISDTPHPDMRRVDITILQSEQGDVLASRSAFLEK, encoded by the coding sequence ATGATGGCCTCGGCGCGTAGCAAAGGCTTTACCCTGCTGGAAGTATTGGTCGCACTGATGATCTTCGCTACTGCGGCGGTAGCCTTGACCAAGAGTCTTGGCCAGAGCGCCGACGCGACCTCAGCCCTGGAGGAACGGCAATTTGCGGACCTAATGGCCCACAACCTCCTGGTCGATTTTTTGCGGGAGGGACAGGGGACGCGCAACAGTGGCAGCCAGTCCCTCGCGGGCTATGAATTCTTCTGGCGCCGGGAAATTTCAGATACTCCCCACCCCGATATGCGCCGGGTCGACATTACTATTCTGCAGTCAGAGCAGGGCGACGTTCTGGCCAGTCGCTCCGCCTTCCTGGAGAAGTAG
- a CDS encoding DUF3012 domain-containing protein: MRIIQVGGLLLAMLMLGACAPEVGSEAWCEAMKEKPKGDWSANEAGDFTKHCVFK; the protein is encoded by the coding sequence ATGAGAATAATTCAGGTTGGGGGATTGCTGCTGGCAATGCTGATGCTGGGAGCTTGCGCCCCGGAAGTCGGCAGCGAAGCATGGTGTGAGGCAATGAAAGAGAAGCCCAAAGGCGATTGGTCCGCCAACGAAGCCGGCGATTTTACCAAGCACTGCGTCTTCAAATAA
- the gspH gene encoding type II secretion system minor pseudopilin GspH, translating into MILLTGPNKPRQHVRGFSLLELLVVIFIVGLLSGVAALTLPGKDGAALLNEQRYSLLSSLRAARAEAVFSGRSLGLLWQGRSGVYQVLTQEGWLPIDTGVLAKPVKLADGVRADILVGGEPLKTAAVEREDSEAKAQSPQILFVGDGQVSPFEWRLFADDAESVMFDQSLRLETSP; encoded by the coding sequence GTGATATTGTTAACTGGGCCGAATAAGCCGAGGCAACACGTCCGAGGTTTTTCACTGCTTGAACTGCTGGTGGTGATATTCATCGTCGGCTTACTCAGTGGGGTTGCGGCGTTGACCTTGCCTGGCAAAGATGGCGCGGCGTTGTTGAACGAGCAGCGCTATTCACTGCTCTCCAGTTTGCGCGCAGCCCGGGCGGAGGCGGTATTCAGCGGCCGCAGTCTTGGCTTGCTGTGGCAGGGTCGGAGCGGCGTGTATCAGGTTCTGACGCAGGAGGGTTGGCTGCCCATCGACACCGGGGTGCTGGCCAAACCGGTTAAATTGGCAGACGGTGTGCGGGCGGACATTTTGGTGGGTGGCGAGCCTCTGAAAACGGCTGCTGTCGAGCGTGAGGATAGCGAAGCCAAAGCCCAGTCTCCCCAGATTTTATTTGTCGGCGACGGTCAGGTGTCGCCCTTTGAATGGCGTTTGTTTGCCGACGACGCCGAGTCCGTGATGTTCGATCAATCCCTGCGTCTGGAGACCTCGCCATGA
- a CDS encoding tRNA dihydrouridine synthase has product MRIHLAPMEGVVNARMRALITAVGGVDRCVTEFVRVSDQLLPARVFHRLCPELKDQGLTPSGIPVYVQLLGSDPALMGENAHRAATLGAPGIDINFGCPAKCVNRHRGGAVLLDEPALLHQIVNQVRRAVDPAIPVTAKIRLGYRDTGRLGEIVDAIVSAGANELTIHARTKEDGYKPPAHWQHIAPLKQRHSLPIYANGEIWQVSDYQACVIQSQCEDVMLGRGLLAQPDLALQIKTAISGTHYLPMAWQAVLQLLIFLFEDSLITCQPRHVGGPVKQWLGYLRRTYPEAGQLFSTIKRLTSPEDLHSALQQHRRDVAIAA; this is encoded by the coding sequence ATGCGAATTCACCTTGCCCCGATGGAGGGCGTCGTCAATGCGCGCATGCGCGCCCTCATTACCGCTGTTGGCGGTGTAGATCGCTGCGTAACCGAATTTGTTCGGGTGTCGGACCAACTACTGCCCGCCCGGGTATTCCATCGCTTATGTCCCGAACTGAAGGACCAGGGTCTGACACCCAGCGGCATCCCGGTTTACGTTCAGTTGTTAGGCAGCGACCCGGCGCTCATGGGCGAGAATGCCCACCGGGCCGCAACACTGGGCGCACCGGGCATCGATATTAATTTTGGCTGTCCGGCAAAATGCGTGAATCGGCACCGCGGCGGAGCGGTTCTGCTGGATGAGCCAGCCCTTCTCCATCAGATCGTCAACCAGGTACGCCGGGCCGTCGACCCCGCCATTCCCGTCACCGCGAAGATTCGCCTTGGTTATCGAGACACCGGACGGCTCGGGGAGATCGTCGACGCCATCGTCTCGGCTGGGGCAAATGAGCTCACTATTCACGCGCGCACCAAGGAAGACGGCTACAAACCGCCCGCACACTGGCAGCATATCGCCCCCCTAAAACAGCGCCACTCGCTACCCATCTACGCCAACGGCGAAATCTGGCAAGTGTCGGACTATCAAGCCTGCGTGATTCAGAGTCAGTGCGAGGATGTCATGCTAGGGCGAGGATTGCTGGCCCAACCGGACCTGGCCCTGCAAATCAAGACCGCCATCTCGGGCACCCATTACCTGCCGATGGCATGGCAAGCAGTGCTGCAGTTACTCATATTCCTGTTTGAGGACAGCTTGATTACCTGCCAACCGCGTCACGTGGGCGGCCCGGTTAAGCAGTGGCTTGGGTATCTGCGCAGAACCTACCCCGAGGCCGGGCAATTATTCAGCACAATCAAGCGGCTCACCTCGCCGGAGGACCTGCACAGCGCGCTGCAGCAGCATCGACGCGATGTCGCTATCGCCGCCTGA
- a CDS encoding type II secretion system protein N, translated as MESASQLTKLLQPRLLKPLTFALAGLLIYLLAELTWQVVALFREPPLPQVASSSAALPAVTSDSADVNVQALLAVPLFGIKPASENPTADLAAEDVKVSALKIKVLGLVAGGGDAGIAVLQYGGKTRAYAVGEKIEVPGDVKLLAVLSDYVLIENNRRREKLELDKRPQVSGVNASSAPVQSGDENLDIDRPEIRELIGDPRDTVQKSPLKLARFFSVSPVKENGQMVGYSLAPGRDKRLFELLDVKAGDILLSVNGQSLVDASTPELLKMMEETSSFELLVKRGDAILTKRLNL; from the coding sequence GTGGAAAGCGCATCACAACTGACAAAACTGCTGCAGCCTCGGTTGTTAAAGCCGCTTACCTTCGCGCTTGCCGGCCTGTTGATTTACTTGCTGGCAGAACTGACCTGGCAAGTGGTCGCCCTGTTCCGGGAGCCGCCGTTACCGCAAGTGGCGTCGTCTTCCGCTGCGCTGCCGGCCGTCACCAGCGATAGTGCCGATGTTAACGTGCAGGCGCTGCTGGCGGTGCCTCTGTTTGGTATCAAGCCCGCAAGCGAGAACCCCACTGCCGACTTGGCCGCAGAGGATGTGAAAGTTTCGGCGCTGAAAATCAAGGTCCTGGGTCTGGTTGCTGGCGGTGGGGACGCGGGGATAGCCGTGCTGCAGTATGGCGGTAAAACTCGCGCTTACGCGGTCGGCGAGAAAATTGAGGTTCCAGGCGATGTTAAGTTGCTGGCCGTGTTGAGCGACTATGTGTTGATTGAGAACAATCGCCGCCGAGAAAAGTTAGAGCTGGACAAACGGCCCCAAGTCTCCGGGGTTAATGCGAGTAGCGCTCCAGTGCAATCTGGTGACGAAAATCTGGATATCGACCGGCCGGAAATTCGGGAGCTGATTGGCGATCCCCGGGATACGGTACAGAAAAGCCCCTTGAAGTTGGCGCGCTTCTTCTCGGTTTCGCCAGTGAAGGAAAACGGCCAAATGGTGGGGTATTCTCTGGCGCCAGGTCGAGATAAACGGCTATTTGAACTGCTCGATGTGAAGGCCGGGGATATCTTGCTGTCGGTAAATGGCCAATCCCTTGTTGATGCCTCGACCCCCGAACTACTTAAGATGATGGAAGAGACCAGCAGTTTTGAGCTGTTGGTTAAACGCGGCGACGCGATACTGACCAAAAGACTTAACCTATGA
- the gspD gene encoding type II secretion system secretin GspD — protein MKLIYLALCLSLLLPLSAISQERYELDMQNVDISDFIDTVAKQTGKTIVVDSRVKGKITIQSHRKLDAEELYQVFLLQLGVEGYSAVEVGDGILKVIPNQAAKIEGVEVQGSRASLGRSESIVTRIAHVDNADADELVKSLRPLVDNKVGVITSYAESNIVLITDRESNVRRLMSIIDSINSVDSQLMETVTLRNSSAEEVERVINKVLSQQTRKRGASKPVVAADSRTNNLILFGDDESRAYLRRLVADLDSEVSSQSNIKVVYLKYAKAKDLVPVLQSISDTIVKEDEAAGRTAAGAAPTAINIEAHEQTNSIVLSGSPHIISNLNQVIGDLDIRRAQVLVEAIIIEVSNNRAKELGVQWLFRGTDDGSQPVGGINFGGGGSGTTNTPGIVSLLAGEEAAATAASSLRGAAFGVGKIADDAFSFAALLTALSSDSQSNILSTPSLLTLDNEEASILVGQEIPVVTGSTASSTNTNPFQTISRQEIGVKLLVTPQINDGDAVQLAIEQEVSSLSNSNIAADVITNKRTIKTAVLVNDGATIVLGGLIDDQVDENSARVPVLGDIPLLGRLFRADNTNIVKRNLMVFIRPTIIRDQATLSELSGRKYNYIRAEQLLKKESGISLYPFTEMAVLPAWTGLEPTKPGTIPLEQIPNPLSPSEDAVMKKQEQLKREGKTEGEDDGVIPASSLPESVD, from the coding sequence ATGAAACTGATTTACCTGGCGCTGTGCCTGTCCTTGTTGTTGCCCCTGTCTGCCATTTCCCAGGAACGCTATGAGCTGGATATGCAGAATGTCGATATTTCCGACTTCATTGACACGGTGGCCAAACAGACCGGCAAAACCATTGTGGTGGACAGTCGGGTAAAGGGAAAAATCACTATTCAAAGTCACCGCAAGCTTGATGCTGAAGAGCTCTACCAAGTGTTTCTGCTGCAGCTGGGTGTGGAAGGGTACTCGGCGGTCGAAGTGGGTGATGGCATTCTCAAAGTCATTCCCAATCAGGCCGCCAAGATTGAAGGGGTTGAGGTGCAAGGCAGTCGCGCCTCCCTGGGGCGGAGTGAGTCCATTGTTACCCGTATTGCCCATGTCGATAACGCTGACGCGGATGAACTGGTGAAATCTCTGCGGCCTCTGGTAGATAACAAAGTGGGGGTGATCACCAGTTACGCTGAGTCGAATATCGTACTGATTACCGACCGGGAATCTAACGTTCGCCGATTGATGTCGATTATTGACTCCATTAACTCGGTGGATTCCCAGTTGATGGAGACTGTCACCCTGCGTAATTCCTCCGCGGAGGAGGTGGAGCGGGTGATTAACAAAGTGCTTTCCCAGCAGACCCGCAAGCGCGGTGCCTCCAAGCCGGTGGTGGCAGCGGATTCGCGGACCAATAATCTGATTTTGTTTGGTGACGATGAATCCCGCGCCTATTTGCGCCGTCTGGTCGCCGATCTTGATAGCGAAGTGAGCTCCCAATCGAACATCAAAGTGGTGTACTTGAAGTATGCCAAGGCCAAAGATCTGGTGCCGGTACTGCAGAGCATCAGCGATACCATTGTTAAAGAGGATGAAGCCGCTGGCCGGACCGCGGCAGGGGCGGCGCCGACGGCGATCAATATTGAGGCCCACGAGCAGACCAATTCGATCGTGCTATCGGGTAGTCCCCACATTATTTCCAATCTGAATCAGGTGATCGGCGATCTGGATATTCGTCGTGCCCAGGTGTTGGTTGAAGCCATTATTATCGAAGTCAGCAATAATCGCGCGAAGGAGCTGGGGGTACAGTGGCTGTTTCGCGGTACCGATGATGGCAGTCAGCCGGTGGGTGGCATCAATTTTGGTGGCGGCGGCTCTGGCACCACCAACACCCCTGGTATTGTCAGCCTGCTGGCCGGAGAAGAGGCCGCGGCCACTGCGGCGAGTTCACTGCGTGGGGCGGCTTTCGGTGTTGGCAAAATTGCTGACGACGCGTTCAGTTTTGCTGCGCTGCTGACGGCGCTGTCCAGTGACTCCCAAAGCAACATTCTGTCCACGCCGAGTCTGCTGACCCTGGACAACGAAGAAGCGTCAATTCTGGTGGGGCAGGAGATTCCCGTTGTTACCGGGTCGACGGCCAGTTCCACTAACACCAACCCCTTCCAGACCATCAGTCGTCAGGAAATCGGGGTAAAACTCCTGGTGACACCACAGATCAACGATGGCGACGCGGTTCAGTTGGCGATTGAGCAGGAGGTTTCATCCCTCAGCAATAGCAATATTGCCGCCGATGTCATCACCAACAAACGGACGATTAAAACAGCGGTGCTGGTTAACGATGGCGCGACGATTGTGCTTGGAGGTCTGATTGACGATCAGGTCGATGAGAACTCTGCCCGGGTGCCGGTGCTGGGTGATATCCCGCTCTTGGGGCGGTTGTTCCGAGCGGACAACACCAATATTGTGAAGCGCAACCTGATGGTATTTATCCGGCCGACCATTATTCGCGATCAAGCCACCTTGTCTGAGCTGAGCGGCCGCAAATACAACTATATCCGGGCCGAGCAATTGCTGAAGAAGGAATCTGGCATCAGCCTTTATCCCTTTACCGAGATGGCGGTGCTGCCGGCCTGGACGGGACTGGAACCGACAAAGCCGGGAACGATTCCCCTGGAGCAGATCCCCAATCCGCTGTCGCCCTCTGAGGATGCGGTGATGAAAAAGCAAGAGCAGCTCAAGCGCGAGGGGAAAACCGAGGGCGAAGACGACGGAGTGATTCCGGCGTCGTCCTTGCCGGAGTCGGTGGACTGA
- the gspG gene encoding type II secretion system major pseudopilin GspG, whose product MVVIVILGLLVAVVAPNVLQNQDRAMVEKARADIAVLEQALDMYKLDNHVYPSTDQGLAALVTKPDRSPEPKNYRSDGYIKRLPDDPWGNPYVYLQPGEHGRYDLYSTGADGEEGGDELARDIVNWAE is encoded by the coding sequence ATGGTGGTTATTGTGATCCTGGGCCTGTTGGTAGCCGTTGTTGCGCCCAATGTTCTACAAAACCAGGACCGCGCCATGGTGGAAAAGGCCCGGGCAGATATTGCCGTGCTGGAGCAGGCGCTGGATATGTATAAGTTAGATAACCACGTGTATCCCAGCACCGACCAGGGGCTTGCCGCACTGGTAACCAAGCCAGATCGTAGCCCCGAGCCCAAAAACTATCGCAGCGACGGTTACATTAAACGTTTGCCGGATGATCCCTGGGGCAATCCGTATGTGTACCTGCAACCCGGTGAGCACGGTCGCTACGACCTGTATTCAACCGGTGCCGACGGCGAAGAAGGCGGCGACGAGTTAGCCCGTGATATTGTTAACTGGGCCGAATAA
- the gspE gene encoding type II secretion system ATPase GspE, translating to MSAGLSYAFARSNRVLVVDGERDGLQLLCCLSTPPQAIAEVKRSLVPRKVSLVMCEEEALKEQINDSFQRQQGDAMSAIGDISNEVDLDRLAEEIPDSQDLLDAQDDAPVIRLINALFGEALKRDASDIHIETYEKSMSVRLRVDGILQEVLTPNRRLAPLLVSRIKVMSRLDIAEKRVPQDGRVSLRIAGRSVDIRVSTIPSNYGERVVMRLLDKQAARIDLNHLGMPEQQLATLKDLLHQPNGIILVTGPTGSGKTTTLYAGLMALNDRRRNILTVEDPVEYDIEGIGQTQVHAKVGMTFARGLRAILRQDPDVVMVGEIRDQETAEIAVQASLTGHMVLSTLHTNTAVGAITRLVDIGVEPYLIASSLKGVLAQRLVRRLCTHCRQPHSLDRAEARLLGDPSIEGQQAFVATGCEECQHTGYRGRQGVYELLVVDREVADMIHNKAGENDILRYLGGNMHSLMSEGRRLVLEGKTSIDELLRSVREGTDASV from the coding sequence ATGTCGGCAGGCTTGAGTTATGCCTTTGCCCGATCTAATCGGGTATTGGTCGTTGATGGAGAGCGCGACGGGCTGCAACTGCTGTGCTGTCTGAGCACGCCCCCCCAGGCCATCGCCGAGGTCAAGCGCAGCCTGGTGCCGCGCAAGGTTTCCCTGGTGATGTGTGAGGAAGAGGCCCTCAAAGAGCAGATCAACGACAGCTTTCAGCGTCAGCAAGGCGATGCCATGTCGGCCATTGGTGATATCTCTAACGAGGTAGACCTGGACCGACTGGCCGAGGAGATTCCCGACTCCCAGGACCTGCTGGACGCCCAGGACGATGCACCGGTCATTCGCTTGATCAACGCATTGTTCGGCGAGGCCCTGAAGCGTGATGCTTCGGATATTCATATTGAAACCTATGAAAAATCCATGTCGGTGCGTTTGCGGGTAGACGGTATTCTGCAAGAAGTGCTGACACCCAATCGCCGTCTAGCGCCCCTGTTGGTGTCGCGCATCAAAGTTATGTCGAGATTGGATATTGCCGAAAAGCGGGTGCCGCAGGATGGCCGGGTGTCGCTGCGAATTGCCGGTCGCTCGGTGGATATTCGGGTGTCGACCATTCCGTCGAACTATGGCGAGCGGGTGGTGATGCGTTTGCTCGACAAGCAGGCAGCGCGGATTGATCTGAATCATCTGGGTATGCCAGAACAGCAGCTGGCCACACTGAAGGACCTGTTGCACCAGCCCAATGGCATCATTCTGGTGACCGGTCCCACCGGCTCGGGAAAAACCACCACCCTTTACGCCGGCTTGATGGCCCTGAACGACCGCCGTCGCAATATTCTTACGGTGGAAGACCCCGTGGAATATGACATTGAGGGCATTGGCCAGACTCAGGTGCATGCCAAGGTCGGTATGACCTTTGCGCGCGGGTTGCGGGCGATTTTGCGCCAGGATCCAGATGTAGTGATGGTGGGTGAGATTCGTGACCAGGAAACCGCAGAAATAGCGGTACAAGCCTCGTTAACGGGTCATATGGTGCTGTCGACCCTGCATACCAACACGGCCGTTGGCGCGATCACCCGTTTGGTGGATATTGGTGTTGAACCCTATCTGATTGCCTCCAGCTTAAAAGGTGTGCTCGCTCAGCGTCTGGTGCGCCGTCTGTGCACCCATTGCCGCCAGCCCCACTCGTTGGATCGGGCAGAAGCGCGCCTGTTGGGTGATCCGAGCATTGAAGGCCAGCAAGCCTTTGTCGCCACCGGTTGTGAGGAATGCCAGCACACCGGCTATCGGGGCCGACAAGGGGTTTACGAGTTGCTGGTTGTTGATCGGGAAGTGGCCGACATGATTCATAATAAAGCGGGGGAGAATGACATCCTCCGCTATTTAGGCGGCAATATGCATTCGCTGATGTCGGAGGGGCGCCGCCTCGTGCTGGAAGGGAAAACCAGCATTGATGAACTGCTACGCAGTGTTCGCGAGGGCACCGATGCCAGCGTATGA